The following nucleotide sequence is from Halogeometricum borinquense DSM 11551.
GGCGGGGACGCCAGCAACCACGTCGAAATCGACCATGCTTGCGGTCGCACCTTTCGATTCGAGGATTTCGAGTGCAAGCCCAGCCAGCGCGTAGACGTTCGGGTCGCCGCTCCCGACGATTGCCACGTCGTTGCCGGCGAGCGTTCGGTCGATTGCCTCCTCGGTCCGGGAGACTTCGCCACACATCGGCGTCGAGTAGATGTCCTCGGCACCCTCGACGATGTCGTCGGGGAGGAGTTCGATGTACGTCGTGTAACCAACGATGTGTTCTGCGTCTCGGAGCGTCTCTTTCGCCAGCGTCGTCATCTCACTCGCTCGGCCGGGACCGAGGCCGACCGCGACGAGTTGGCCCGGTTCGGCGTCGAAGTCCTCGACGGTCGCTTCGACCTTCTCGTCAGTCTGTTCTTTCTTCGAACTCCCGCATTTGGAACTTGACGAGGTGTCCTTCGATTTCGAGGACCCACCGCACTTCGAGGTTGTTTCTTCGCTCGATTCGCTCGTCTTTCCGCCGCACTTCGATTCGGATTGTGTGTTACTTTCGCTCATGATTAGAAGTCGTCAACGTCGCGCCCGCCGCGGGGCGTGACGAGGTACGTTTCGTAGTCGTTACTCCACGGTTCGGTCTCGTGCGTGCCGATGAGAATCGACGTTCCCATTCCGCCGACGTCGTCGTCGTGCGACTTCGCGTCGCCGAGAGTCGTAATCGAGAACGTCTCGTCGTCCAGATTTCGACCCGCCTCGCCGCGACCGGCGTCGTTGAAGATGCCGACCGGAACATCGTCGGCGCGTTCTTCGCGGACGATGTCGATAGCGCGGGTGTAGTTCCGCCAGCAGTTGTACAGGACGATGACGAAGTTGCTGATGGCGGCCGCGCGCAGTTTCTCCTCGATTTCGTCCCACCCGCGCCACTTGTCGGACAGCGAAATCGTACAGAAGTCGTTCGACAGCGGCGCGCCCATCATCGCCGCGCCGCCGAGTGCCGCGGTCACGCCGGGGACGATTTCGATTGGAACGTCCGTCGCGTCGTCGGATTCCGCCATCGTGAACACGAGGTCGGACTTGCCGTAGACGTTCGGGTCACCGCCGGAGACGTGCGCCACGTCCTCGCCGTCTCGAACTCGCTCGAAGGCTTCGCGGGTCAGTTCGACCTGTTGGCCCATCGAGGAACGGACGACTTCCGGGCCGTCGTCGCTGTCTTCTGGCGGAAGCGTCCCATCGTCGCGGAGGAATTCCTGATAGAGATTCGAGGCGACGACGCAATCGGAAGTCTGGATGACTTCCTTGGCACGCTGGGTCATGTGATCCGGGAGACCGGGACCGATGCCGACGACGTAGAGTGTTCCGTAGTCGTCGGGGACTTCCGCGTGGCTGTCTGTCGTCGTCTCCGCGCCTTCGCTCATCGTCCCACCGCCACGGTCACCGCGTCGTCGTAGCGCTGCTTTTCGACAATGAGTTCGTGGTCGCGGCCGCCGGCAATCGCGCTCGCTTCAGCAATTCCCGGCCAGCCGATGAGTTCCTTCGACCGCGACGGCGTCGGTCCCTCGAACTCGGTGAGCGTCTCCTTCTCGAAGTAGACGACGCCCGCATCGATTTCTTGGGCGGCGTCGAGCATGCCGGGTTCGTCGGCCTTTCGCGTGCCGGTGGCGACGAAGTCAACGTCGTCCCAGTCGCAGTCGGCGTCGTCGAGTGCGCGTTCCCACGCGGTCAGGAACTGCTCTTTCTTCGCGCCGGAGACGCTGCCGGTGCCGAGGACGACGCCGTCGTCGCCGTTTCGCTTGAGAACGGTCACGTCGTCATCGACGAGGACGGCTTTCGGTCCGTCGAGTCGGGCCACTGGGCCGAGTTCGTCGTTGAGGACGGCGAGGTTCGTCGCAACGGTCGAATCGCCGTTGACGACGTGTGTGTCGAGCGCCTTCGCCTTGCTCTCGACACCCTGCTTTCCGGCCGCCTCGGAGGCGGTCGTCATCGCCGGCACCGCGCCGAGTTTCGAGAGGTCGTAGGCGACCTGATTCGCGCCGTGATGTCCGCCGGTGAGCGGAATCGCCCACGTGAGTTCTTCGTCTACGACGACGACCGCGGGGTCTTCCCACTTGTCGTCGAGGAGGCCGGCGGTCTTTCGCATGGCAATCCCGCTGGCCATCAGGCCGACGAAACAGTCGTATTCGCCCCAATGCTCGGCGAACACGTCGCCGTGGTAGGTGAGGATGTCTATCCTGTCGTAGTCGTCCGCGAGGTCCCGCTTGATCTCTTCGGCCGTCTCCAGTTTCCGTTCGAAACTGACGATAGCAATCTCGCGGGCGACTTCTCCGTCGCTGTCCGGTGTACTACAGTGTCCGCTTCCGGAATCAGAATCACTCATTGTGTATCACGCTCCTGTGTTTCAGAATCGTCGCCGTCGTTCGGCGCGTCACCACCGCGAGCCCAGTCGCCGTAGAGGAACGACCGCTCGTAGTCTGAGCCGGTGACCGCCTCGCCAATCATCACGAGTGCCGAAGCCCGATAGCCGGCTTCGGACACCTTCTGGCCAATCGTCTCGATGGTACCTTCGATAACGTCCTCGTCCGGCCACGAGGCGTGGTAGACGACCGCGACCGGCGTCTCGGGGTCGTGTCCCTCGTCCAGCAGTCGGTCCATCGTTTCTTCAACGGCGTGCGTCCCGAGGTAGATACACACCGTCGTGTCGCCGAAGCCGACGAAGTCGCTGATGTGGTCTTCTTCGGCAGAGAGCGTCCGACCCTGT
It contains:
- the cobJ gene encoding precorrin-3B C(17)-methyltransferase: MSESNTQSESKCGGKTSESSEETTSKCGGSSKSKDTSSSSKCGSSKKEQTDEKVEATVEDFDAEPGQLVAVGLGPGRASEMTTLAKETLRDAEHIVGYTTYIELLPDDIVEGAEDIYSTPMCGEVSRTEEAIDRTLAGNDVAIVGSGDPNVYALAGLALEILESKGATASMVDFDVVAGVPAAQSCAARLGAPLVNDTVTISLSDHLTSMPTIESRLHSAAKEGFTIVIYNPWSRKRRSNYEKCCEILLEHRDPETPVGIVHGAGREDEEVEIVELQDLPELGETDLIDMTTTLLVGNEETYVWDGRMVTPRGYEQKYEY
- a CDS encoding precorrin-3B C(17)-methyltransferase, which produces MSEGAETTTDSHAEVPDDYGTLYVVGIGPGLPDHMTQRAKEVIQTSDCVVASNLYQEFLRDDGTLPPEDSDDGPEVVRSSMGQQVELTREAFERVRDGEDVAHVSGGDPNVYGKSDLVFTMAESDDATDVPIEIVPGVTAALGGAAMMGAPLSNDFCTISLSDKWRGWDEIEEKLRAAAISNFVIVLYNCWRNYTRAIDIVREERADDVPVGIFNDAGRGEAGRNLDDETFSITTLGDAKSHDDDVGGMGTSILIGTHETEPWSNDYETYLVTPRGGRDVDDF
- the cbiG gene encoding cobalt-precorrin 5A hydrolase, translating into MSDSDSGSGHCSTPDSDGEVAREIAIVSFERKLETAEEIKRDLADDYDRIDILTYHGDVFAEHWGEYDCFVGLMASGIAMRKTAGLLDDKWEDPAVVVVDEELTWAIPLTGGHHGANQVAYDLSKLGAVPAMTTASEAAGKQGVESKAKALDTHVVNGDSTVATNLAVLNDELGPVARLDGPKAVLVDDDVTVLKRNGDDGVVLGTGSVSGAKKEQFLTAWERALDDADCDWDDVDFVATGTRKADEPGMLDAAQEIDAGVVYFEKETLTEFEGPTPSRSKELIGWPGIAEASAIAGGRDHELIVEKQRYDDAVTVAVGR